A region of Lycium barbarum isolate Lr01 chromosome 1, ASM1917538v2, whole genome shotgun sequence DNA encodes the following proteins:
- the LOC132644591 gene encoding beta-fructofuranosidase, insoluble isoenzyme CWINV3-like isoform X3 gives MIYKGIYHLFYQYNPEGPVWGNITWGHSTSTDLVNWTIHPPALFPSESAYDSNGCWSGSTTILQNGTPAILYTGGDSQNTQFQNLAGPKDPSDPYLVEWVKSPYNPIMKPNAMSTTLFRDPTTAWLGPDGSWRVIIGNEREHHGTALLYKSKDFNHWIEADQPLHSSNETGMWECPDFFPVSNDGEEGLDASVDFPGVKHVLKVGVAHSSVDYYTIGTYDHHNDIFIPDVGSVDNESGLRLDYGKYYASKSFFDSDKKRRIFIAWINESTSREIDIMKGWSGLQSFPRKIWLDKAGKQLAQWPVEEIEKLRTNKVSLPVTTLKKGSVLEVSGVTGAQADVEISFSIPLLEKAEVLESRWSNPQEICSQRGSSANSTGVGPFGLLVLASSDIQEFTAVFFRIFRKNDKLIVLMCSDLKRFRFTLQKEEEGHSRIQQQQQQQHNR, from the exons ATGATATACAAGGGAATATACCATTTATTTTACCAGTACAATCCTGAAGGTCCAGTATGGGGAAATATCACATGGGGTCATTCTACTTCCACTGATCTTGTCAACTGGACTATTCATCCTCCTGCACTTTTTCCTTCAGAAAGCGCATATGACAGCAACGGTTGCTGGTCAGGTTCAACTACAATTCTCCAAAATGGCACACCAGCTATACTCTATACAGGAGGCGACTCACAAAATACCCAATTTCAAAATCTTGCCGGGCCCAAAGATCCATCCGACCCTTATCTTGTAGAATGGGTTAAATCGCCTTATAATCCGATCATGAAACCTAACGCCATGAGCACAACTTTGTTTAGGGACCCAACTACCGCATGGTTAGGGCCTGATGGAAGTTGGAGAGTCATCATAGGGAACGAAAGAGAACACCATGGAACTGCTCTTTTATACAAAAGCAAGGATTTTAATCATTGGATTGAAGCTGACCAACCCTTGCATTCGTCAAATGAAACTGGAATGTGGGAGTGCCCTGATTTTTTCCCCGTATCAAATGACGGTGAAGAGGGACTTGATGCTTCAGTGGATTTTCCGGGAGTTAAACATGTACTCAAGGTTGGGGTGGCTCATTCTTCTGTTGATTATTACACTATTGGAACCTATGACCATCACAACGATATATTTATACCAGATGTGGGATCTGTAGACAATGAATCAGGATTAAGATTAGATTACGGAAAGTACTATGCTTCCAAGTCTTTCTTTGACAGTGACAAGAAGAGGAGGATCTTTATTGCTTGGATCAATGAGTCCACTAGTAGGGAGATCGATATCATGAAAGGATGGTCTGGTCTTCAG TCGTTTCCGAGGAAAATTTGGCTCGATAAAGCTGGAAAACAATTGGCTCAATGGCCAGTTGAGGAAATCGAAAAGCTAAGGACAAATAAAGTTAGCTTACCAGTTACAACACTAAAAAAAGGTTCAGTACTTGAAGTATCAGGTGTCACCGGTGCACAG GCGGATGTAGAAATCTCCTTCTCAATCCCACTGCTTGAGAAAGCAGAGGTGCTCGAATCGCGTTGGAGTAATCCACAAGAGATATGCAGCCAAAGAGGTTCATCAGCCAACAGTACTGGTGTAGGACCTTTTGGTTTGCTAGTCTTGGCCTCAAGTGACATTCAAGAATTTACTGCAGTGTTCTTTAGGATTTTCAGAAAGAATGACAAGCTTATTGTATTAATGTGCAGTGATCTGAAAAG GTTTAGGTTTACATTGCAAAAGGAGGAGGAAGGTCACTctagaatacaacaacaacaacaacaacaacataaccggtga
- the LOC132644606 gene encoding pentatricopeptide repeat-containing protein At1g56690, mitochondrial-like: MQRLFFVQCRKYCYTHAIASNSQISHFARLGQIQNARKAFDEMPNRTVTSWNSIIAGYFQNHQPHEGQCLFNEMPERNIVSWNGLISGYVKNRMVNEARKVFDKMPQRNVISWTAMVRGYVEEGLVEEAEKLFWQMPEKNVVSWTVMLGGLIQERRIDEARKLYDMMPVKDVVVRTNMICGYCQEGRLDEARHLFDDMRKKNVVSWTAMISGYAQNGKLDIARKLFEVMPEKNEISWTAIVISYVQYGRFEEAWKLFEVMPVKTTPACNAIILGIGQNGEVAKARMVFDLLKEKGDATWSAMIKVYERKGYELEALDLFHRMQVEGFRPNFPSLISILSVCASLASLDYGREIHARLIRTDCDDDVYVSSVLVTMYIKCGDFVKAKLIFDRFSPKDVVMWNSIITGYAQHGLGDEALEVFREMCSLGITPDEVTFVGVLSACSYTGKVKEGKDIFEFMNSKYQMEPGTAHYACMVDMLGRAGRLDEAMDLINKMTVEADAIIWGSLMGACRTHMNLDLAEVAAKKLLKLEPQNSGPYVLLSNIYASKGKWADVASLRKSMQSREVVKSPGCSWLEADKNVHMFTGGQSTPHPEHKLIIKMLEKLGPKLREAGYIPDGSFALHDVDEEEKMHSLNFHSEKLAVAYGLLKLPEGMPIRVMKNLRVCGDCHSAIKIIAEVTGREIILRDANRFHHFKDGVCSCKDYW; encoded by the coding sequence ATGCAACGCTTATTCTTTGTTCAATGTCGGAAATACTGTTACACTCATGCAATTGCATCAAATTCTCAGATTTCTCATTTCGCTCGTTTGGGTCAAATTCAGAATGCCCGAAAGGCGTTCGACGAAATGCCCAACAGAACTGTAACTTCTTGGAACTCTATAATCGCTGGGTATTTCCAAAATCACCAACCCCATGAAGGCCAGTGTCTATTTAATGAAATGCCTGAGAGAAACATTGTTTCCTGGAATGGGTTAATCTCAGGTTATGTAAAGAATAGGATGGTGAATGAAGCAAGAAAGGTGTTTGACAAAATGCCTCAAAGAAATGTTATTTCTTGGACTGCTATGGTTAGAGGATATGTTGAGGAAGGGTTAGTTGAGGAAGCAGAAAAACTGTTTTGGCAAATGCCTGAAAAGAATGTCGTGTCGTGGACTGTGATGTTAGGTGGTTTAATTCAAGAAAGGAGAATTGATGAGGCTAGAAAGCTTTATGATATGATGCCAGTAAAGGATGTAGTTGTAAGGACTAATATGATATGTGGGTATTGTCAAGAAGGTAGGTTGGATGAGGCTCGCCATCTTTTTGATGATATGCGAAAAAAGAATGTGGTTTCTTGGACTGCTATGATATCAGGATATGCCCAAAATGGTAAACTGGATATTGCTAGGAAACTATTTGAAGTCATGCCTGAGAAGAATGAGATCTCATGGACTGCAATTGTAATAAGTTATGTGCAATATGGTAGATTTGAAGAGGCGTGGAAGCTTTTCGAAGTGATGCCTGTAAAAACAACTCCTGCTTGTAATGCCATCATACTTGGAATAGGACAGAATGGAGAGGTTGCTAAGGCGAGGATGGTGTTTGATCTTTTGAAGGAGAAGGGTGATGCAACATGGAGTGCAATGATCAAGGTTTATGAAAGGAAGGGGTATGAGTTAGAGGCGTTGGATTTGTTTCATCGAATGCAAGTAGAAGGATTTAGGCCAAATTTCCCTTCGTTGATAAGCATACTTTCAGTTTGTGCTAGTCTTGCAAGTCTTGATTATGGTAGAGAGATACATGCACGGTTAATCAGAACCGACTGTGATGATGACGTGTATGTCTCCTCTGTATTAGTCACGATGTACATCAAATGCGGTGATTTCGTCAAGGCCAAATTAATATTTGATAGATTTTCTCCAAAAGATGTGGTCATGTGGAATTCTATTATAACAGGTTATGCTCAACATGGTTTAGGAGATGAAGCGCTAGAAGTGTTCAGAGAAATGTGTTCTTTAGGTATTACCCCAGACGAGGTTACCTTCGTTGGAGTTTTATCCGCGTGCAGCTACACTGGGAAAGTGAAAGAAGGGAAAGATATCTTTGAGTTCATGAATTCAAAATATCAGATGGAGCCAGGAACTGCACATTATGCTTGCATGGTTGACATGCTTGGTCGAGCTGGCCGGTTGGATGAGGCAATGGATCTGATCAACAAAATGACTGTAGAAGCAGATGCAATTATTTGGGGTTCTTTGATGGGTGCATGTAGGACGCATATGAACCTAGATTTGGCAGAAGTTGCTGCAAAGAAACTTTTAAAGCTTGAACCCCAAAATTCTGGGCCCTATGTCCTACTTTCTAATATTTATGCATCCAAAGGTAAGTGGGCTGATGTTGCTTCTCTTAGGAAGTCGATGCAGTCAAGGGAAGTGGTTAAATCACCTGGTTGTAGTTGGCTTGAGGCAGACAAAAATGTTCATATGTTCACTGGTGGACAAAGCACACCCCATCCCGAGCATAAATTGATCATCAAAATGTTAGAAAAATTGGGGCCTAAGTTAAGAGAAGCTGGATATATTCCTGATGGAAGTTTTGCTTTGCATGATGTGGATGAAGAAGAGAAGATGCATAGCTTGAATTTTCACAGTGAGAAACTAGCTGTGGCTTATGGACTTCTTAAATTGCCTGAAGGTATGCCCATACGAGTAATGAAAAATCTTCGGGTTTGTGGTGATTGTCATTCTGCTATTAAAATAATCGCTGAAGTCACAGGACGAGAGATAATTCTGAGAGATGCCAACAGATTTCACCATTTTAAGGATGGAGTATGTTCTTGCAAGGATTATTGGTGA
- the LOC132644591 gene encoding beta-fructofuranosidase, insoluble isoenzyme CWINV3-like isoform X1 — protein sequence MIYKGIYHLFYQYNPEGPVWGNITWGHSTSTDLVNWTIHPPALFPSESAYDSNGCWSGSTTILQNGTPAILYTGGDSQNTQFQNLAGPKDPSDPYLVEWVKSPYNPIMKPNAMSTTLFRDPTTAWLGPDGSWRVIIGNEREHHGTALLYKSKDFNHWIEADQPLHSSNETGMWECPDFFPVSNDGEEGLDASVDFPGVKHVLKVGVAHSSVDYYTIGTYDHHNDIFIPDVGSVDNESGLRLDYGKYYASKSFFDSDKKRRIFIAWINESTSREIDIMKGWSGLQSFPRKIWLDKAGKQLAQWPVEEIEKLRTNKVSLPVTTLKKGSVLEVSGVTGAQADVEISFSIPLLEKAEVLESRWSNPQEICSQRGSSANSTGVGPFGLLVLASSDIQEFTAVFFRIFRKNDKLIVLMCSDLKRSSLGLEYDKTNYGAFLDVDPVTEKLSLRTLKIAQKFHIDHSIVENFGGGGKVCITTRVYPTSAISNDAHIFVFNNGSQHVEISRLNAWSLKRAQIN from the exons ATGATATACAAGGGAATATACCATTTATTTTACCAGTACAATCCTGAAGGTCCAGTATGGGGAAATATCACATGGGGTCATTCTACTTCCACTGATCTTGTCAACTGGACTATTCATCCTCCTGCACTTTTTCCTTCAGAAAGCGCATATGACAGCAACGGTTGCTGGTCAGGTTCAACTACAATTCTCCAAAATGGCACACCAGCTATACTCTATACAGGAGGCGACTCACAAAATACCCAATTTCAAAATCTTGCCGGGCCCAAAGATCCATCCGACCCTTATCTTGTAGAATGGGTTAAATCGCCTTATAATCCGATCATGAAACCTAACGCCATGAGCACAACTTTGTTTAGGGACCCAACTACCGCATGGTTAGGGCCTGATGGAAGTTGGAGAGTCATCATAGGGAACGAAAGAGAACACCATGGAACTGCTCTTTTATACAAAAGCAAGGATTTTAATCATTGGATTGAAGCTGACCAACCCTTGCATTCGTCAAATGAAACTGGAATGTGGGAGTGCCCTGATTTTTTCCCCGTATCAAATGACGGTGAAGAGGGACTTGATGCTTCAGTGGATTTTCCGGGAGTTAAACATGTACTCAAGGTTGGGGTGGCTCATTCTTCTGTTGATTATTACACTATTGGAACCTATGACCATCACAACGATATATTTATACCAGATGTGGGATCTGTAGACAATGAATCAGGATTAAGATTAGATTACGGAAAGTACTATGCTTCCAAGTCTTTCTTTGACAGTGACAAGAAGAGGAGGATCTTTATTGCTTGGATCAATGAGTCCACTAGTAGGGAGATCGATATCATGAAAGGATGGTCTGGTCTTCAG TCGTTTCCGAGGAAAATTTGGCTCGATAAAGCTGGAAAACAATTGGCTCAATGGCCAGTTGAGGAAATCGAAAAGCTAAGGACAAATAAAGTTAGCTTACCAGTTACAACACTAAAAAAAGGTTCAGTACTTGAAGTATCAGGTGTCACCGGTGCACAG GCGGATGTAGAAATCTCCTTCTCAATCCCACTGCTTGAGAAAGCAGAGGTGCTCGAATCGCGTTGGAGTAATCCACAAGAGATATGCAGCCAAAGAGGTTCATCAGCCAACAGTACTGGTGTAGGACCTTTTGGTTTGCTAGTCTTGGCCTCAAGTGACATTCAAGAATTTACTGCAGTGTTCTTTAGGATTTTCAGAAAGAATGACAAGCTTATTGTATTAATGTGCAGTGATCTGAAAAG GTCATCTCTAGGTCTAGAGTATGATAAAACCAACTACGGAGCCTTTTTGGATGTTGATCCTGTTACAGAAAAGTTGTCACTGAGGACTTTG AAAATAGCACAAAAATTTCAC ATTGATCATTCCATAGTAGAAAACTTTGGTGGAGGGGGAAAAGTTTGCATCACAACAAGAGTTTATCCTACTTCAGCCATCAGCAATGATGCCCATATTTTTGTTTTCAACAATGGATCCCAACATGTTGAGATCTCCAGGTTGAATGCTTGGAGCCTAAAGCGGGCTCAAATCAATTGA
- the LOC132644591 gene encoding beta-fructofuranosidase, insoluble isoenzyme CWINV3-like isoform X2: MIYKGIYHLFYQYNPEGPVWGNITWGHSTSTDLVNWTIHPPALFPSESAYDSNGCWSGSTTILQNGTPAILYTGGDSQNTQFQNLAGPKDPSDPYLVEWVKSPYNPIMKPNAMSTTLFRDPTTAWLGPDGSWRVIIGNEREHHGTALLYKSKDFNHWIEADQPLHSSNETGMWECPDFFPVSNDGEEGLDASVDFPGVKHVLKVGVAHSSVDYYTIGTYDHHNDIFIPDVGSVDNESGLRLDYGKYYASKSFFDSDKKRRIFIAWINESTSREIDIMKGWSGLQSFPRKIWLDKAGKQLAQWPVEEIEKLRTNKVSLPVTTLKKGSVLEVSGVTGAQADVEISFSIPLLEKAEVLESRWSNPQEICSQRGSSANSTGVGPFGLLVLASSDIQEFTAVFFRIFRKNDKLIVLMCSDLKRSSLGLEYDKTNYGAFLDVDPVTEKLSLRTLIDHSIVENFGGGGKVCITTRVYPTSAISNDAHIFVFNNGSQHVEISRLNAWSLKRAQIN, from the exons ATGATATACAAGGGAATATACCATTTATTTTACCAGTACAATCCTGAAGGTCCAGTATGGGGAAATATCACATGGGGTCATTCTACTTCCACTGATCTTGTCAACTGGACTATTCATCCTCCTGCACTTTTTCCTTCAGAAAGCGCATATGACAGCAACGGTTGCTGGTCAGGTTCAACTACAATTCTCCAAAATGGCACACCAGCTATACTCTATACAGGAGGCGACTCACAAAATACCCAATTTCAAAATCTTGCCGGGCCCAAAGATCCATCCGACCCTTATCTTGTAGAATGGGTTAAATCGCCTTATAATCCGATCATGAAACCTAACGCCATGAGCACAACTTTGTTTAGGGACCCAACTACCGCATGGTTAGGGCCTGATGGAAGTTGGAGAGTCATCATAGGGAACGAAAGAGAACACCATGGAACTGCTCTTTTATACAAAAGCAAGGATTTTAATCATTGGATTGAAGCTGACCAACCCTTGCATTCGTCAAATGAAACTGGAATGTGGGAGTGCCCTGATTTTTTCCCCGTATCAAATGACGGTGAAGAGGGACTTGATGCTTCAGTGGATTTTCCGGGAGTTAAACATGTACTCAAGGTTGGGGTGGCTCATTCTTCTGTTGATTATTACACTATTGGAACCTATGACCATCACAACGATATATTTATACCAGATGTGGGATCTGTAGACAATGAATCAGGATTAAGATTAGATTACGGAAAGTACTATGCTTCCAAGTCTTTCTTTGACAGTGACAAGAAGAGGAGGATCTTTATTGCTTGGATCAATGAGTCCACTAGTAGGGAGATCGATATCATGAAAGGATGGTCTGGTCTTCAG TCGTTTCCGAGGAAAATTTGGCTCGATAAAGCTGGAAAACAATTGGCTCAATGGCCAGTTGAGGAAATCGAAAAGCTAAGGACAAATAAAGTTAGCTTACCAGTTACAACACTAAAAAAAGGTTCAGTACTTGAAGTATCAGGTGTCACCGGTGCACAG GCGGATGTAGAAATCTCCTTCTCAATCCCACTGCTTGAGAAAGCAGAGGTGCTCGAATCGCGTTGGAGTAATCCACAAGAGATATGCAGCCAAAGAGGTTCATCAGCCAACAGTACTGGTGTAGGACCTTTTGGTTTGCTAGTCTTGGCCTCAAGTGACATTCAAGAATTTACTGCAGTGTTCTTTAGGATTTTCAGAAAGAATGACAAGCTTATTGTATTAATGTGCAGTGATCTGAAAAG GTCATCTCTAGGTCTAGAGTATGATAAAACCAACTACGGAGCCTTTTTGGATGTTGATCCTGTTACAGAAAAGTTGTCACTGAGGACTTTG ATTGATCATTCCATAGTAGAAAACTTTGGTGGAGGGGGAAAAGTTTGCATCACAACAAGAGTTTATCCTACTTCAGCCATCAGCAATGATGCCCATATTTTTGTTTTCAACAATGGATCCCAACATGTTGAGATCTCCAGGTTGAATGCTTGGAGCCTAAAGCGGGCTCAAATCAATTGA